The segment TTCAACAGCTCACTGCCCAGTTTTTGCCAAAAGCCCACAGAGGGTCGCTTGGCCTCCTGGCTTGCACCAAGAAAAAGTCCGACCTTACGGCTGGCCACTTTGGTGATGGTGCGGGGCACACTCCAATTCGTGGTGGCGATATCATCCAGGGAGACGACATCCAGTGCGTTCAGATCCGCCCAGTGGAAACGGTTATGGCGATTACTTCTGACCAGTGAGGCCCGGTACAATGCCCAATCGCCACGGATATAGCGCAGCCCATCCTCACCGCTCACAGGCCCGAAGACCTCTTCGGACTCCACCTGCCCGGCCAACGCAGCCGCCCGCGGATCATGGGAGAGGTTGATCACCAATTCATACTTATGGGAACGCAGATGGGCGAGGCTTCTCTCCGCCCAGGGGAAGAAAGTCACTCCTCCGGGATTGACCTGCATCAACTGCTTGTAGAAAAGCTCTTCGGCCATCATCCAGATGGGACGGCCCGGATAGCGGCGAGACAGCCACAGCACCAGAGGATAGGACAGAATCAAATCCCCCATGCGCTGCATCTGCAGAATCAGGATGGGGCGTTGTGAACTCAAATGCTGCTCCTTGGCTCTCTGGAAAAAAAATCGTTCTCAGGCCACTTAAAAACCAGACACATCCTCCAGCCCTTGGCGAATCATTCCCCTCGCAGGGAGGGAAATTCTCCAACGCAACCAGTCAGATGACATTGCCCCGTGCCCAGCTAACCGTAGATGTTCTTCATGGTCCTGAACAGGGATTCCAACCGATGCTCGTAGGTATGCTCGGCCAGGATACGCTTGCGAGCGGCCTGAATGATTCGCTCCCTTTCGGCCGGATGATCAAGATAATGACGAATCATTTCAGGAGCATCTTCCGGCTGATCATAATAAGCGACCTCTTTGCCAGGCTCAAGCAGGTTTTCCATTTGCACTCTATGGTCTGTCAGCACAAAAGCGCCGGCAGCAGGCACATCGAATACGCGCTGATTCACCGCTCCTTTCATCTGCTGGCTGGTGCAATTGAAATTGACCTCGGACAGGGGATAGAAATAGGGCAGTTCCTCATAGTAATTGAGTTCCTTATGCCAGCGCCAATCACGGTCCTCATGGGCAAAGGTCGTCTTCCAACCCGTATCACCGGCAATGAGTGGTGAAAAACCAAGAGTCCCCTGGACGCATTCCTTGCGATACTGGCGAGTGGCCTCCCAGGTGATCATGGTCTCGTAGCACAGGCGGCGCTCATTATCCTCGAAGGTATCGAAGACCTCGGCCAGGTCCGGGTGCTCCCGACGCAGATAGGTACTGACAGAGCGGTCCGAGCTGGCCCGGAAACCGGCGGCCACCTGCTTGTATGTCAGCAGCAACGGACGCGGGAATCGCCCGGCCTTCATACGCTGTCCCACCTTGTAGATCATTGAATTGCCCACAAAGGAGACTCGCGACCGCCAGTCATGCCTGTCCGGCAGATTGGCAGGGGGACGGAAACGGGTAGTATCCGTCGCCAAAGGCAGATAGCTGACATGGGGGAACCCGAGAGCCTGGAGCGATTCAATATTATCCGCATCCCAGGTAAATAGTGCGGTCCAAGGACTGACCAGCTTGTTGTAGAGATACAGGATCAGGTGCGGATTATCCACGAACCACGAAGCCAGGGGCAGACGCAGACGCTCGATCAGATCCACCAGGACACCCTCGCGGTCCACACCCAGATGATTGATGGTGAAGATGAAATCGGGCTTGAAATCAACAACTGCGGCCAACAGTTGCTCCACGAACTCGGCGCAGCCTGTTTCCTTGGTGTCGATGTTCAAAAAGAAATGGGGAGTGCCCAGACGTTCACTGGCGCGCACCAGTTCTCCCACCAGAAAATAGTCGCTGGTCAGATAGAGCACCCTGGGAGGCCAACTCTTGAATTTGGGGTAATCGGCCTTTTCCCAGAAATTGAATCGACGACTGGCGGACAACTGTTCGACGAGCCAGCCGTAATACTCCCGGTCGATACGGCGATAGGCAGTCATGGACAGCGCAGAAAAAGGCTTGCCCCCCTGCTCCATCTGCCAAAGGGTCAGCTCGCGCAGAGCATCGTTGGCATCGACCGCATCGACCCACAAAATTTGTGGATTGGAGCCGTAGCGCTCGCGACACTGCGTCAACTCCAGAATGGGCACTTCCTTGTCCACCACAGCCAGCGGGCCATCCCAGTGCTGAAGAAGCCATTCCAGCCCGCGCCCCAACCCCGCGCCCAGCAACACGGGAAGCGTTCCGGAATCAGGCTCAAACGACTGGACGGCACGCAACTCCATGGCATCACCGGCACGACCGCACAACGGCCAGGATCGATCGGGGAACAACAACTCCACATCGCTCAAGGCATTGGCTTCATGAACGGCCCTGGCCGTATATGAAAATATCTGCGCAGATTCGTCTCTGCCGCCGGAGGCATCGATATCAGTCATCACCAAGACTCCGCCTCGGGCCGATGGAGCAGAAACTCCACCCGACGGTTACGGGCTCGATCCGCTTCCTTGTCGTTGGGCACCAGAGGTCTGGTTCCCGCATAGCCCACGGCCTTCAGCCGACGGGGGTCAATGCCGCCCTGATCGACCAGATAGCGCAGGGTCGCTGCGGCTCTGGCGGCGGACAACTCCCAGTTGGAAGGATACATCCCGGTTCCGGCATCCCGATCGGCGGTATGCCCGCGAATGACGCAATTGAAATTATACTCACTCAGAATCTTCAGCACGTTGGCCAACATCTTCGGGGCACCGGGGGAAAGCTTGGCCTCACCTGGTTTGAACAGGTAGGCAGCCTCGACCCGAACCAAAACCCCTTCCCGCTCGGCGGAAACACCGGTGGATCGCTTGAGTTCCTTGTCTTCTTCGATGAGCGCCCGCAACTGCATGGTCAGGTCTAGGACAACCTTCTGTTCCTGGTTAAGCTTCACGCCTTTTTTTTCCAACCGCGTAGGGGAATAGGCAGCATGGGTTGCTTCAGGACGCTCGGTCTGGACGCCAAAGGCATCCTTGATGGAGCCCATCAGCGTCCTGAAATTGGCAATATCCTGATTGGCAAAAGATAACAGCAGCACGAAAAAACACATCAGCAAGGTCACCAGATCTGCGAATGTGGCCATCCACGGGGGCAGCCCTTCCTCGGGCGGTGGAGTGAACTTCTTGGCCACGGGCTATTCCCCTCCCCGCAAGGCCGGAGACAGGAAGGCATACAGCTTTTCCTTGACGATGGAAGGATGTTCACCGTGCAGGATGCCAATGATGCCTTCGGTGGCGATTTCCATGTACAGAGACTCCTCGGCGCTGCGTTCCTCCAGCTTCTTGGCCATGGGCAAAAACAGGATGTTCGCCAAAACAGCACCGTAAAATGTCGTCAACAAGGCAACAGCCATGGACGGACCAATGGAACCGGGGTCCGACAGGTTCTGGAGCATCTTGACCAGACCGATCAGCGTTCCGATCATGCCCATGGCCGGAGCCATGGTGCCCATGCCCTTGAATACGCCCTGCCCCTGAGCATGGCGACGCTGCATGAAGGAGACCTCTGTCTCCAACACGGCGCGCACCAGATCTTCCTCAGTCCCGTCAGCGACCAATTGCACCCCTTTCTTGATAAAAGGGTCATCAACGGGGACTTTTTCCAGAGCCACAAGAGATTCCTTGCGGGCCTTCTCGGCCATCATCACGATCTGATCGATAAGGGCGGGGTAATCACTAGGCTTGGCAAAAAAAGTCTTCATGCCCACTTTGATGGAACCGATGACAACGCCCATGGGAAACATGATGAATGTCACCGCTCCGGTGCCACCGACAACAACCAAGACGGAAGGAACATCAATAAATCCACCGATAGCTCCACCACCAAACATGATGGAGCCAACGATCAGTCCCAACCCGGCCAATATACCTATAAGAGTCCCGATATCCATGTGTGCGCTATCTCTTCATTGCGGGGGAAGTGATGACTATCTCGTAGTCTTTGTATGTAAAGCAAACGTCTTCCAAGTATTCATTGACGCTGAGGCAGGCCTCTCCAATGCAAATCTCGACCCCGGGCAGAACCTTGCCAGGCACGACCACCCGACAGGATTCCATGTCCTCCAGGCGGCTGATTCTGGACCAGATCGCCCGATGCCTTGCCAGGAGTTTGTCGAGCCGCTCCCGCTCACGAGCAATCTGAGGGGCCAATTCTTCCGCCAGATCTTCATGCTTGGCCAGCAGGGCCTGCTTTTCTTTCAATCGATCCTTGCTGACCTTGATGCGAGCTTCCACAAGTTGAGACTTGTTCAACAGGATCGCATCATAACCAAGAATAAGCGTTGTTTCGGCACCCAAAGCACCACCCAACTGTTCGCCCACGAAAATCAACCGTGAACTCACCGCCATTCCCCCGGCAAGTCGCCCTTTGACGGCCAACTGCTCACCGGAGAAGACCTCGCAATGCATGCATGCGGCATCGATCAGCGTCCGGCCTCCGGCCAGAAGCATGGCATTTTCCGCATAGGATGCCCGCAGGTTGCCAGTGGCTTTGACCACGCCCTTGCTGCCACCCTTGATCCCGGCCTCGGCAACAATGGATTCATCGGCTCGGATCAAGGCGGCGTCCACCGTATCCTTGATCATGATATTCAGGCCTTGGACCTGAAATCCCGAACGGACGCCTCCGTGAATGATCACATTGCCCAAGAACTGAATATTTCCGGTATGGAAGTCCACATCCCGACGGATGTTGAGAGTCTTCTTCACCGTGATCTTGCCGTCGTCGTAAAACACGTACCCCGGAACGGTAGCCAACAGCTTGTCACCGTCTTCAGGGTCCACCTGGGTATTTTTGCCCGCAGGAAAGACTTTGTCCTCGAAGGCCAACTGGTTCCCGTTTCCACCGGCCTGCTCGGGCGAGTCCACCCACTGGGCCACGACCTGTCCCTGGTTCACGTTCTGGACGTAGCCCAGGTTGTAATGATCCACCCTTCCGTCAGCCAATTCCTGTGGCTTGAGATTTTGAAAATCAAAATCCGGATCAAAATAATGTTTTAAATAATACGACATACCTGCGCGCTCGCCTTAGAGCATCAAAGGGGCGAGTTCCTCTTCGGTCCCCAGAATCTTGAAATACTTCTTCAACTGTACAAGCTCCAAAGTTCTGACGACTTGTGCATCGGGCCGATAGAGATAGAACGACTTGGCTTCATTTTCAACACGCGATGCAAGGGACACAAGAAATCCGATCCCGGAGCTGTCTATAAACGACACGCCGGACAGATCAAAGATCAGGCACTGCACATCGTCATCGGTCATGACCGCGTCGATGGTTTCCCTCAGCTCCCGTGTCACCTCAAGGGTCATTTCCCCTGTGTAGTCGGCGAGAGCAGCATTTCTGGTCCGCTTTATCCGCAGGTTTTCCATGCTTCTTTCTCTATGTTTTTCGTAAAGCTGACAATGTTCATGCCGTCACGGCGAACCACATCCAAGGTCTCTGCCAGTTGAGAAATGATATACAGCCCTCGTCCAGATACAGCCTCGGGTCCCGGAGGGTTCACATCCCTGCCTGTCGGATCAAACCCGGGGCCACTGTCCCTGACCTCCATGGAAACGCTACGCCCGGGGATTACCCGAACTTCAACATCCACGTCCCCAGGTTGCCCCTCGGGATAGGCATGTTCCACCACGTTGGCCACGGCTTCAGTCAACGCCAGGTCCAAGTCGTACAGCACGTTCTTGCCGTCGATCTGTTTTGCCAGGTCCGCAATGGCACGACGAACCAACGCGCGAGCCTCACCCACCCGTGCCTGACAGGAATAGCAGGCTCCGTCCTGCGCTCCAAACGCGATCCAAAGCGCAGTCACGTCATCACGGAACGCGGGCTCACTTCCATCCTCAATGCGCAGGGCACTCATCAATCGATCCGGGAAATCACCCCCGTCCTCGACCACCCGCACGGCAAGCTCACGAAACGAATCGTAATCGAACAACCCTCCGCCGCTGCGCTGCCAATCGTAAAAGCCATCCGTATACATGAACAAACCGCCACCTGCAGGGAGTTTGAGCCTGTGCTCCTGATATGGCATTTCAAAGAACCCCAGAACCGTGCCCGTGGGCGGCAAATCATCCACACCGCTCTCCGAGGACAATACTCCCGGACAATGACCGGCATTGATATAGCGCAGTTCGCCACGCTCGAAATCCAGATCCA is part of the Desulfovibrio ferrophilus genome and harbors:
- a CDS encoding CgeB family protein, whose protein sequence is MTDIDASGGRDESAQIFSYTARAVHEANALSDVELLFPDRSWPLCGRAGDAMELRAVQSFEPDSGTLPVLLGAGLGRGLEWLLQHWDGPLAVVDKEVPILELTQCRERYGSNPQILWVDAVDANDALRELTLWQMEQGGKPFSALSMTAYRRIDREYYGWLVEQLSASRRFNFWEKADYPKFKSWPPRVLYLTSDYFLVGELVRASERLGTPHFFLNIDTKETGCAEFVEQLLAAVVDFKPDFIFTINHLGVDREGVLVDLIERLRLPLASWFVDNPHLILYLYNKLVSPWTALFTWDADNIESLQALGFPHVSYLPLATDTTRFRPPANLPDRHDWRSRVSFVGNSMIYKVGQRMKAGRFPRPLLLTYKQVAAGFRASSDRSVSTYLRREHPDLAEVFDTFEDNERRLCYETMITWEATRQYRKECVQGTLGFSPLIAGDTGWKTTFAHEDRDWRWHKELNYYEELPYFYPLSEVNFNCTSQQMKGAVNQRVFDVPAAGAFVLTDHRVQMENLLEPGKEVAYYDQPEDAPEMIRHYLDHPAERERIIQAARKRILAEHTYEHRLESLFRTMKNIYG
- a CDS encoding OmpA family protein produces the protein MAKKFTPPPEEGLPPWMATFADLVTLLMCFFVLLLSFANQDIANFRTLMGSIKDAFGVQTERPEATHAAYSPTRLEKKGVKLNQEQKVVLDLTMQLRALIEEDKELKRSTGVSAEREGVLVRVEAAYLFKPGEAKLSPGAPKMLANVLKILSEYNFNCVIRGHTADRDAGTGMYPSNWELSAARAAATLRYLVDQGGIDPRRLKAVGYAGTRPLVPNDKEADRARNRRVEFLLHRPEAESW
- a CDS encoding motility protein A — protein: MDIGTLIGILAGLGLIVGSIMFGGGAIGGFIDVPSVLVVVGGTGAVTFIMFPMGVVIGSIKVGMKTFFAKPSDYPALIDQIVMMAEKARKESLVALEKVPVDDPFIKKGVQLVADGTEEDLVRAVLETEVSFMQRRHAQGQGVFKGMGTMAPAMGMIGTLIGLVKMLQNLSDPGSIGPSMAVALLTTFYGAVLANILFLPMAKKLEERSAEESLYMEIATEGIIGILHGEHPSIVKEKLYAFLSPALRGGE
- a CDS encoding DUF342 domain-containing protein, whose protein sequence is MSYYLKHYFDPDFDFQNLKPQELADGRVDHYNLGYVQNVNQGQVVAQWVDSPEQAGGNGNQLAFEDKVFPAGKNTQVDPEDGDKLLATVPGYVFYDDGKITVKKTLNIRRDVDFHTGNIQFLGNVIIHGGVRSGFQVQGLNIMIKDTVDAALIRADESIVAEAGIKGGSKGVVKATGNLRASYAENAMLLAGGRTLIDAACMHCEVFSGEQLAVKGRLAGGMAVSSRLIFVGEQLGGALGAETTLILGYDAILLNKSQLVEARIKVSKDRLKEKQALLAKHEDLAEELAPQIARERERLDKLLARHRAIWSRISRLEDMESCRVVVPGKVLPGVEICIGEACLSVNEYLEDVCFTYKDYEIVITSPAMKR
- a CDS encoding STAS domain-containing protein; amino-acid sequence: MENLRIKRTRNAALADYTGEMTLEVTRELRETIDAVMTDDDVQCLIFDLSGVSFIDSSGIGFLVSLASRVENEAKSFYLYRPDAQVVRTLELVQLKKYFKILGTEEELAPLML
- a CDS encoding ATP-binding SpoIIE family protein phosphatase, which translates into the protein MGVRRRSETDSIRVLVVDDQESIREALVEMLDDFAYDVAMAEDGEEAIVLYNEFGPDIILLDMNMPRMDGLGVIKYLREVEEDSDVLITMLTSNRSPENKLQAFGAGANDFLYKPFDRAELLARVGVGARQVRLNRRLRQAFDTIDDELVMVAELQERLLPKVESVPVSWPGMSGVRVQSLYRPSGRASGDYFDFFPVGDGVLRAVVADVSGHGARAAFLMGIVRTLFRVSKSHFMGLEETFQLINTHLCGIIGEEEDFATVLAVDLDFERGELRYINAGHCPGVLSSESGVDDLPPTGTVLGFFEMPYQEHRLKLPAGGGLFMYTDGFYDWQRSGGGLFDYDSFRELAVRVVEDGGDFPDRLMSALRIEDGSEPAFRDDVTALWIAFGAQDGACYSCQARVGEARALVRRAIADLAKQIDGKNVLYDLDLALTEAVANVVEHAYPEGQPGDVDVEVRVIPGRSVSMEVRDSGPGFDPTGRDVNPPGPEAVSGRGLYIISQLAETLDVVRRDGMNIVSFTKNIEKEAWKTCG